A section of the Styela clava chromosome 9, kaStyClav1.hap1.2, whole genome shotgun sequence genome encodes:
- the LOC120339374 gene encoding uncharacterized protein LOC120339374 produces MPLLRRCAKALITRSMVPINGAARNVTKQIFHASKYKVHCNKTQYKSPNVKQLPVHVRERMHETEDRNGFIPNFLQVYARRPREFKAFYEYYDALIHKEEGNLTRADREMVALVTSSKLKCLYCVVAHSGQHRKYSNKPELTEQLIANWEHADLTSREKAILSLASTVCHSQEVTEEYFKNLEDHGLNKEDAWDIAALVAFTTMTAQMLSFIHVQPNREFYKMGRNGR; encoded by the exons ATGCCATTGCTAAGGAGATGTGCTAAAGCGCTGATAACACGAAGCATGGTACCG ATAAATGGTGCAGCACGTAATGTTACGAAGCAGATTTTTCATGCTAGCAAATATAAAGTACACTGCAACAAAACACAATACAAGAGTCCAAAT GTCAAGCAACTCCCTGTGCATGTACGTGAAAGAATGCATGAAACGGAGGACAGAAATGGATTTATCCCAAATTTTCTTCAAGTATATGCCAGACGACCGAGAGAATTTAAAGCTTTCTATGAATATTATGATGCATTGATACACAAAG AAGAGGGAAACTTGACTAGAGCAGACCGAGAAATGGTAGCTTTAGTCACAAGTTCAAAGCTGAAGTGCCTGTATTGTGTTGTTGCGCACAGTGGGCAACataggaaatattcaaataaaccaGAATTGACGGAACAG CTCATCGCAAATTGGGAACATGCTGATTTAACATCTCGCGAAAAAGCGATCCTCTCTTTGGCCTCTACAGTGTGCCATTCTCAGGAGGTAACGGAGGAGTATTTTAAAAACTTGGAAGACCATGGTCTAAATAAGGAAGATGCTTGGGATATTGCAGCATTAGTTGCATTTACCACCATGACCGCACAAATGCTGTCATTTATTCATGTTCAACCTAATAGAGAGTTTTACAAAATGGGCAGAAATGGAAGATAA